The following are from one region of the Salmo trutta chromosome 22, fSalTru1.1, whole genome shotgun sequence genome:
- the LOC115158143 gene encoding tumor necrosis factor alpha-induced protein 8-like protein 1 produces the protein MDSFSTKSLALQAQKKLMSKMATKSVANLFIDDTSSEVLDELYRVTKEYTRNRKEAQKIIKNLIKMVVKLGVLYRNNQFSGEELVLVEGFRKKVHTLAMTAVSFHQIEFTFDRRVMSAILNECRELLHQAINRHLTAKSHSRVNHVFNQFADCDFLAALYGPSEVYRNHLQRICDGVNKMLDEGNL, from the exons ATGGACTCCTTCAGTACTAAGAGCCTGGCCCTTCAGGCCCAGAAGAAGCTGATGAGCAAGATGGCCACCAAGAGCGTGGCCAACCTGTTCATTGATGACACCAGCAGCGAGGTGCTGGACGAGCTCTACCGCGTCACCAAGGAGTACACACGCAACCGCAAGGAGGCCCAGAAGATCATCAAGAACCTCATCAAGATGGTGGTGAAGCTGGGCGTCCTCTACCGCAACAACCAGTTCAGTGGGGAGGAGCTGGTGCTGGTCGAGGGCTTCAG GAAGAAGGTCCACACACTGGCCATGACAGCTGTCAGCTTCCACCAGATCGAGTTCACATTCGACCGGCGTGTGATGAGCGCCATCCTGAACGAGTGCCGTGAGCTGCTGCACCAGGCCATCAACCGCCACCTGACAGCCAAGAGCCACTCGCGGGTCAACCACGTGTTCAACCAATTCGCAGACTGTGACTTCCTGGCAGCTCTCTACGGCCCCTCTGAGGTGTACCGCAACCACCTGCAGAGGATTTGCGACGGTGTCAATAAGATGCTGGACGAGGGCAacctttaa